The following are encoded in a window of Panicum virgatum strain AP13 chromosome 5N, P.virgatum_v5, whole genome shotgun sequence genomic DNA:
- the LOC120671807 gene encoding uncharacterized protein LOC120671807 translates to MVPSRDAQRTNRYSQAWAIPNPRAEAPTNSAKNGGKTRTLWPLPLPFKSHRLPPPPPPKLPAPTPALHHRSQSGLARTTAFHARTDAQESARAMQILRLVAARRFRRRRRAVSTITAAATAPVTLRAGYAYGEDEDEGPFFDLDLSCCSAPASAAGSQAAESGSESDDYAASCPAAAAERGGLDFVISLQRSRSASPSYEERLFFRGAAAAAAATPLPLPLMFCASEPSDAASRARRSSAGSRRLQLRTLSFGSAKAALYGGRASFSRSASSSARSASRLFAAYGGGSPGAQEARARPPSGDVFRRYLSKISSRLRRGAAAPAAAADLRLRKSRSASAAQSPPARRDDSLAEKQDGIASAIAHCKESLHRASVSELDTSLLRSRSDPGP, encoded by the exons ATGGTGCCGAGCCGTGACGCGCAACGAACGAATAGATATAGCCAGGCCTGGGCAATCCCAAATCCCCGTGCCGAGGCCCCCACAAACAGCGCCAAAAACGGAGGAAAAACCCGGACCCTTTGGCCTTTGCCGCTCCCGTTTAAAAGCCACCGCctaccaccaccgccacctcccAAGCTCCCAGCTCCCACACCCGCACTCCACCACCGCAGCCAAAGCGGGCTCGCTCGCACGACCGCGTTCCACGCACGCACGGACGCCCAGGAGAGCGCACGGGCCATGCAGATCCTCCGGCTGGTCGCGGCGCGGcgcttccgccgccggcgccgcgcggtgTCCACGatcaccgccgccgcgacggcgccgGTCACCCTGCGCGCCGGGTACGCGTacggcgaggacgaggacgagggcccGTTCTTCGACCTGGACCTGTCCTGCTGCtccgcgccggcctccgccgcgggcAGCCAGGCGGCCGAGTCGGGCTCCGAGTCCGACGACTACGCCGCgtcctgccccgccgccgccgccgaacgaGGCGGCCTCGACTTCGTCATCTCGCTGCAGCGGAGCCGCTCCGCGTCGCCGTCGTACGAGGAGCGCCTCTTCttccgcggcgccgcggcggcggcggcggcgacccccCTTCCCCTGCCGCTCATGTTCTGCGCGTCCGAGCCCAGCGACGCTGCCTCGCGCGCGCGGCGCAGCAGCGCGGGCAGCCGCAGGCTGCAGCTGCGCACGCTCAGCTTCGGGTCCGCCAAGGCCGCCCTCTACGGCGGCCGCGCCAGCTTCTCCCGGAGCGCCAGCAGCAGCGCGCGCTCCGCCTCCAGGCTCTTCGCCGCGTACGGCGGCGGGTCGCCCGGCGCCCAGGAGGCCAGGGCCCGGCCACCCTCGGGCGACGTCTTCCGGCGGTACCTCAGCAAGATCTCGAGCcggctgcggcgcggcgcggcggcgcccgccgccgccgctgacctCCGGCTCCGGAAGAGCCGCTCGGCGTCCGCCGCCCAGtccccgccggcccgccgcgaCGACTCGCTCGCCGAGAAGCAGGACGGCATCGCCAGCGCCATCGCGCACTGCAAGGAGTCGCTCCACCGAG CGTCCGTCTCCGAGCTCGACACGTCGCTGCTGCGGTCGCGGAGCGACCCGGGGCCGTGA